Proteins encoded within one genomic window of Diorhabda sublineata isolate icDioSubl1.1 chromosome 1, icDioSubl1.1, whole genome shotgun sequence:
- the LOC130452959 gene encoding proton-coupled amino acid transporter-like protein pathetic produces MTKKKFELDSPNNFNSTTTLANNEQISTQISIESIDKIYSPYEHRILAHPNSFLGALIHILKGSLGSGLLAVPRAFLNSGLLVGVIGTMLIGFICTYTVHLLVSASQKICIKKKIPSLGFAETAEAVFDNGPPNIKKFSKVAKLFVEIALTMTHFVGNAVYIVFISESMAKLIGSHYEPAKYWSQYFKIIILILLIIFCQIRELKHLVPFSFLANATMVLALAITGYYMVKDMTLVDPSERKLATSISGIPTFFTTIIFAMEGIGTIMPVENSMVTDSFIGCPGVLNVAMTFVVTFYTVIGFCGYYAFGDKTEATITQNLPDDEVLAQVVQASISIAIFFTFMLQYYVPIDITWRRMKPHIPQEKHNIAQIIWRILTVSFIVGVAAAAGNHLGPLIDLLGAIFFSTLGLFIPSFLDIVVNWNEWGRFNWILMKDLVLIIFFLFGLISGTYFAILNFIE; encoded by the exons atgacgaaaaaaaaattcgagtTGGACTCCCCTAATAACTTCAACTCCAC aacaaCACTAGCGAATAATGAACAAATATCCACACAGATTAGTATTGAAAGTATAGATAAAATTTACAGCCCTTATGAACATAGAATACTCGCTCATCCAAATTC ttttttaggcgcattaattcatatattaaaaGGCTCTTTAGGAAGTGGTCTACTTGCAGTTCCTAGGGCCTTTCTAAATTCAGGTCTTCTAGTTGGTGTTATTGGAACGATGTTAATTGGTTTCATATGTACATATACAGTTCATCTTTTG GTTTCAGCTTCccaaaaaatatgcattaagAAGAAAATACCCAGTTTAGGATTTGCAGAAACAGCAGAAGCAGTTTTCGACAATGGTCCACCCAACATtaagaaattttccaaagttgCAAA attgTTTGTTGAAATAGCTTTAACGATGACACATTTTGTTGGGAATGCGGtgtatattgtatttatatcaGAATCAATGGCGAAG ttaATTGGAAGCCATTATGAACCTGCGAAATATTGGagtcaatatttcaaaataataattctaattctcCTCATAATATTCTGTCAAATCAGAGAATTAAAACATTTAGTACCGTTTTCATTTTTAGCTAATGCGACAATGGTTTTAGCGTTAGCTATTACTGGATATTATATGGTAAAAGATATGACCTTAGTTGATCCGAGTGAGAGAAAATTAGCGACAAGTATATCAG GTATACCAACTTTCTTCACGACAATAATATTTGCTATGGAAGGAATTGGAACAATAATGCCAGTGGAGAATTCAATGGTAACAGATTCATTCATAGGATGTCCAGGAGTTCTAAATGTTGCTATGACTTTTGTTGTAACGTTTTACACTGTTATTGGATTCTGCGGATATTATGCCTTTGGAGATAAAACTGAAGCTACTATTACTCAAAATCTACCCGATGATGAAGT tttgGCTCAAGTGGTTCAAGCATCCATATCTATagcaatattttttactttcatgCTTCAATATTACGTTCCTATTGATATAACATGGAGAAGGATGAAACCTCACATACCACAAGAAAAACATAACATAGCACAAATAATCTGGAGGATACTAACAGTTTCTTTCATCGTTGGAGTAGCTGCAGCAGCAGGAAATCACCTGGGTCCACTTATCGATCTTTTAGGAGCTATTTTCTTTTCCACATTAGGTCTTTTCATCCCATCTTTCCTGGATATTGTGGTTAATTGGAATGAATGGGGAAGATTCAATTGGATTTTGATGAAAGATTTAGTTTtgataatcttttttttatttggtttgatAAGCGGCACTTATTTTGCCATTCTTAATTTCATTGAATGA